The nucleotide sequence TCAAATAGTTACTGGTGCAAAAAATATGAAAGAAGGGGATATTGTACCTGTTGCATTACATGGAGCAGTTTTGGCAGGGGGACTTAAAATTAAAAAAGGGAAATTGCGTGGGGTTGAATCTCAGGGAATGATGTGTTCTGAAGAAGAATTAGGACTTTGTGATCATGCTGATGGTCTTATGATTTTGAAAGATGTTCCGATTGGGAAAAATATAGTTGATGTTTTAGATTCAGGAGAAGATATTATTGAGTTTGAAATAACGTCAAATCGTCCAGATTGTTTAGGAGTTATGGGAATAGCAAGAGAAATTAAAGCTGTATATGATGTTGATTTTAAAAATCCAAATTTAGAGTTTAGGTGTAGTGGGGATAAAAATATTAACGATATTTTAAAGGTTGATGTTCAAACAAAAGATTGTAGAAGATATTCTGCTAGGGTTATTGAAAATGTAAAGATTTGCGATTCTCCTAAATTTATACAAGATAGATTGATTTCATCAGGTATTAGACCAATAAATAATATTGTAGATTTGACAAATTATGTAATGCTTGAGATAGGTCAACCAATGCATGCATTTGATTATGACCTTGTTAGAGATTCAAAAATTGTAGTTGAATATAGTTCAAATGGTGATAAAATTACTACTCTTGATGGAGTAGATAGAGAACTTGATAATTCTATAATTTGTATAAAGGATTCTAAAGGTGCATTAGCCTTAGGTGGAATTATGGGAGGGGAGTACTCTAAAGTCAATCATAATACTAAGAAGATTATACTTGAGAGTGCAAATTTTAAATTTGATGTTATACGTAGAGCATCAAGAAAATTAAATTTAAGATCTGAAAGTTCTTTAAGATTTGAAAAAGGGATAGATGATAATTTAACTATTGTTGCTTTAGATAGGTTTTGTAGTTTGTTTGAAGAATTGTCATATGGGGATATAGTAAATGGAACTATAGATATTATCAATGAGAGTTATGAGAAGGTTAATATAGAAGTTACACCAGAATATATAAATAAATTTTTAGGAACGTCAATATCTAAATTCGATATTATAAAAATATTTAAAAATTTAGATATGGAAGTAAAAGAGGAAAATGGAATTTTAATAGTAACACCTCCTACATTTAGACGTGATGTGTTTATTAAAGAGGATTTGGCTGAGGAAATTGCAAGAATTTATGGATATAATCGAATTGAAGAGGAAGATTTATTAAATGCTTTACAGGAAATTGGAAAAACTAAAAAACAAAAGTTTATTGATAATATTTTAAATTTGATGGTATCTCTAGGATTTAGTCAATCGATAAGTTATTCATTTTATAGTCCAAAATCTTTTGATAAGATGAATTTGGATAAAGATAGTGAATTAAGAAATGTAATTAGTATAAGAAATCCATTGGGTGAAGATTATAGTGTTATGAGAACAACTATGATTCCATCAATGATTGAAGCACTATGTAGAAATAATTCATATTCAAATAGTGAAGCTTGCATATTTGATATAGGAAAAACTTATAGTAAAGGCAGAGATGGAAATATTTTAGAAAATAATGTTTTAACTATTGGTATGTATGGTAAAAAATTTGATTATTTTACTCTTAAAGGAGTTGTCGAGGCATTATTTAAACATATTGGTATAACTTTTATGCTTGAGAGAGAAGGGGAAACTTTTTATCATCCGGGTAAGTCAGCAAGAATAGTCTTGGGAAAAAATATTTTAGGAAAATTTGGAGCGATTCATCCATACGTGATGAAAAATTATGATACTAAAGTAGAATTTTTTATATGTGAAATATATTTAGATAAGGTATTTAACCTATATAAATTTGATAAAAAGTATAAGCAAATTCCGAAATATCCAAGTGTAACTTTTGATTTAAGCATAGTTGTGGATGAAAATGTATTAGTTCAGGATATAGAAAAAATTATAAAATCAAAATCGGGAAGTATTTTAGAAAGTCTAGATATATTCGATATTTATAGAGGATCGCAAATTCCTGAGGGGAAAAAAAGTGTATCTTATAGTATAATATTTAGAGATATTAGAAA is from Candidatus Arthromitus sp. SFB-rat-Yit and encodes:
- the pheT gene encoding phenylalanine--tRNA ligase subunit beta produces the protein MRVSFEWIKEYFNEDLELNDVCDKLTISGTKVENVESNKIEVKNVVTGFIEEIKPHPDAEKLVVCKVNIGDEYVQIVTGAKNMKEGDIVPVALHGAVLAGGLKIKKGKLRGVESQGMMCSEEELGLCDHADGLMILKDVPIGKNIVDVLDSGEDIIEFEITSNRPDCLGVMGIAREIKAVYDVDFKNPNLEFRCSGDKNINDILKVDVQTKDCRRYSARVIENVKICDSPKFIQDRLISSGIRPINNIVDLTNYVMLEIGQPMHAFDYDLVRDSKIVVEYSSNGDKITTLDGVDRELDNSIICIKDSKGALALGGIMGGEYSKVNHNTKKIILESANFKFDVIRRASRKLNLRSESSLRFEKGIDDNLTIVALDRFCSLFEELSYGDIVNGTIDIINESYEKVNIEVTPEYINKFLGTSISKFDIIKIFKNLDMEVKEENGILIVTPPTFRRDVFIKEDLAEEIARIYGYNRIEEEDLLNALQEIGKTKKQKFIDNILNLMVSLGFSQSISYSFYSPKSFDKMNLDKDSELRNVISIRNPLGEDYSVMRTTMIPSMIEALCRNNSYSNSEACIFDIGKTYSKGRDGNILENNVLTIGMYGKKFDYFTLKGVVEALFKHIGITFMLEREGETFYHPGKSARIVLGKNILGKFGAIHPYVMKNYDTKVEFFICEIYLDKVFNLYKFDKKYKQIPKYPSVTFDLSIVVDENVLVQDIEKIIKSKSGSILESLDIFDIYRGSQIPEGKKSVSYSIIFRDIRKTLNDKEINKLIEMILNDLKLKLGAELRK